Genomic window (Candidatus Tanganyikabacteria bacterium):
TCCAGGACGTCCGGAGTTACGAAGAGACCCAGGAGACGCTGGCCCTCTTGAAGATACTGGCCCTCGGGAACCGGGAGATCGAGGCCGGCGGGACGGTCCCCGCCGCCGAGGTATTCTCCCGCCTCCGCCGCAAGCCGGCAGATTGATGCCATTTCAGGTGCGGCTCACCGGAGCGGCCGCGCGAGACCTCGAAGAAACCCGCGACTTCGCTGCAACCCACGACTCCCGGGGCGCCGCACTGCGAGTGCTGGCGAAGATCGAGCGCGCG
Coding sequences:
- a CDS encoding type II toxin-antitoxin system Phd/YefM family antitoxin, whose translation is MKFSSRIKPISYLKAHAADVVTDLTETREPLVITQNGEAKIVIQDVRSYEETQETLALLKILALGNREIEAGGTVPAAEVFSRLRRKPAD